Below is a genomic region from Vibrio mimicus.
CCCGATATCCATATTGAATTGATGATGAGCAATCAAGCAGATGATCTTGACCCAACCGAGTGGGATGTAATTTTCCGTGTTGGTCCACAGCGCGATTCAAGTTTGATTGCCCGAAAAATTGGGGAAGTCAAAGACATACTGGTGGCAAGCCCAACATATTTAGCGGACCATCCACAACCCACTCACGCAGAAGAGTTGCACCAACATCAACTGCTCAAAGGTTATCCACTACTTAAATGGCAACTGACTAACAGTCAGGGGGAAACCATCGTCAACACGGATCGTGGCCGTTTTCAAGCTAGTGCTTTGAATGTGGTACGCAGTGCATGCTCAGAGGGGTTAGGTATAACACTGATGCCGGATGTGATGTTGCGTGAATTCTTGAGTGACGGCAGCTTAGTACAAGTGCTTTCGGATTGGAGCTCTAACCCGCGCGATATCTACATGCTGTATAACCACAAAGATCATCAGCCTGAAAAAGTACGCTTGTTTATTGATTTCGTGATTAGCTATCACTTGCAGTAATCCGAACTTCTGAGGCTAAAAAGGATATTAAAAAAGGGCTTTCAGCCCTTTTTCTTTATGTTCAGTATGCAAATTTATAGGTATTCGACAAACTTACTGAGGTCACGTTCTGGTACCTTAGTCGCTGTTGTGCCAGGAGTACCGAGATAAAGAAAACCGACAATTTGATCTTCACCTTGTACATTGAAAGCGCTACGAACTACCGGATGGAACATCCAGCTTCCTGAACGCCAAATCCCCTGAAACCCTTGCGCCACCGCTGCCATCTGCATGGCTTGCACCGCACACCCCGCTGATAGATGCTGTTCAAAAGCCGGAATTTTTTCACTATGCGTCACCTTGGCAATCACGGTGATCACCATAGGCGCTCGAAATGGTGCATTCTTGGCTTTGCTAATTACCGCTTCATCACTGCCGTTGGCGATTTCGGTTTGCTCCAAAATGCTGGCCAACTTTGTCAGCCCCTCACCATGAGCCACCACGAAACGCCACGGAGTGAGTGCGCCATGATCGGGGGCACGCAAACCCGCACGTAAAATATTCTCGAGAGCCTCACCTTGTGGAGCAGGCGCATCCAACTTTGCAATTGAGCGGCGGTTGAGCAATAAATCGAGCGCTTCCATTTTAAATTCCTTGTTAGTTCTTGATGTTACGTTTCATCCTAGCACACATTTTTGAGAATAACTCGCAATAAGAAAGAGGCACTTGGCCTCTTTCTTAATCATGATGAAATCTCGAACTTAGGGGTAAAACTTTTCGCCTAAGCCCGCTCTGGTTAACAAACCATCACACGGGGCAAACCGTTCACCATATTTTTCGGTATGCTGATTCATCAGTTCCACCACTTTGGTTAAGCCAAGCGTGTCCATATAACGGAAAGGCCCGCCTAAGAATGGAGGGAAGCCAATACCGAAAATCGCGCCCATGTCACCATCACGTGCACTGCGGATAATACCTTCATCAAGACAACGAACTGCTTCGTTGAGCATAGGCAGCAGGCAGCGCATCGCAATCGCTTTGTCATTCAACTTAGACTCAGGCGTTAACTTGAGCAGTTTATAGACTGATTTATCGACATCTTTCTTCTTACTGCCTTTATAAGTATAAAAACCCTTGCCACTCTTACGGCCTTTACGGTTGTCTTTGAGTAGTACATCAAACACATTCGGACCTTGGAATCGTGGTCCAAGCTCATTAACCAGAATCGGCATAATCTTCGCGCCAATATCCACTCCCACTTCATCGAGCAAAGTGATGGGGCCGACAGGGAAGCCAAAATCGAGCAAAGCGGTATCCAGATTCTCAATCGGTTCACCGGTCATCAACACTTGCGCAGCTTCATTCATATAGGGCGCTAAAATGCGGTTGACGTAAAAACCGGCACAATCTTTCACCACAATCGGTGTTTTGCCCTGTTTACGCGCAAGTGCCACAACCGTTGCAATCGTTTCATCCGATGTTTTGGCATGCGGGATCACTTCTACCAGCGGCATTTTTTCTACCGGGCTGAAGTAATGCAGACCCACAATGTTTTCTGGACGCTGCGCTTGGCTGGCAATTTGATGGATTGGCAACGATGAAGTATTGGTTGCAAAAATGGTGGAAGGTTTCGCGTTGGCTTCAATATCTGCCACCATTTGTTGCTTAAGTTTGAGATCTTCAAACACCGCTTCGATCACCACATCACAGCGATCAAAACCCACAAAATCTGTACCGCCAGAGAGTTGCGACATCTGCGCTTGCAACTGTGCCTTGCTCAAAATTTTGCGTTGTCTTTGCTTATCAAACAGCTTGTAGTTGTATTTAAGCGCATTCAGCACTCCATCGTTGGCCACATCTTTAATTCGTACTGGCACTTTGGCTTTTGCCACAGAGACATGGCTAATCCCAGCCCCCATCAAACCGCCACCCAACACACCTACCGCGTTAATCGCTGCGGGTTTTGCATCCGCGCCGAGATCTTTTTTCATCTCCGTCGTGGCAAAGAAAATCGAACGAAGTGCTTTCGATTCTCTCGTCATCACCAGTTCAGCAAAACGCTTCGCTTCATACTCCAAACCTGCGTGCATCCCTTTTTCAAGACCAAATTGTATGACCTCTAAAATGGCTTGCGCTGCGGGGTAATTACCGCGTGTTTTTTGCTGCGTTTTCTTGGCGGCCTGATCAAAAATCAACTTACGCCCGAAGCCTGTATTGGCGAGCAGTTTTTCTTTGATCGGTAGTGCGGTTTGTGCACGCTTCTTGTGGCCTTTTTCTTCCAACACACGCTTTGCGACATCAAGCAACACAGAATGCGGAACACAGGCATCGACGATGCCGAGTTTTTTGGCTTTTTTCGCGCGTAGTTGTTTACCTGTCAGGATCAAATCAAGCGCAGGAAGCAGACCAATCAAGCGTGGCAAGCGCTGCGTACCACCTGAACCCGGCAGCAAACCCAGCATCACTTCCGGTAAACCAAGGCGAGTAGCATCATCTTCCGTACAGACTCGATAATCACACGCCAGCGCCAATTCTAAACCACCACCGAGACAGGGGCCGTGAATCGCAGCAACCACGGGGAAAGGCAGATCCGCAAGCTGTTGGAACATCTGCTGACCTTGTGAAGCCAACGCTTGTGCTTCGTGGACGGATTGACAAGCTTCCAACATACGCACATCGGCACCCGCAATGAAGTTATCCGGCTTAAGAGAGTGGATAATCAGGCCTTTTACTTGCCCTTTCTTTTCATTGAGTGCGGTAAACACCGCTTGCATCTCTTCAGCAAACGCCGCTTGCAAGGTATTCATTTTCTCGCTGGGGACATCAATCGCTAGCCATGCATAGTGCTGCTCATCAAACGAGAGCTGAAACGCTTTCTTATTCTCCATTATTCCACCTCCAGAATCATTGCAGCGCCCAAACCACCAGCAGCACAAGCTGTGTTTAAGGCTAAACCTCCGCCACGGCGTTTCAATTCACGTAATGTTTGAGTGATCATTCGCGCGCCCGTTGCCGCAAATGGATGACCATATGCCAATGAACCACCAAGGACGTTAAATTTGCTCATATCGACTTCGCCGATGGCTTGCGCGCGGCCGAGTTGCTCTTGAGCAAACTTATCGCTCGCGAACATCTTCAAATTCGCCAAGGTTTGCGCCGCAAACGCTTCGTGCATATCAATCAAGGTTAAATCGTTGAGCGTTATCCCTGCACGATCCAGAGCAATCGGAGTGGCATACGATGGCCCCATCAACATATCTTTTTCTACGCCAATCGCCGCAAACGCATAAGAACGAATGTAACCCATGATTTCTAGGCCAAGTTCTTTGGCTTTGCCTTCACGCATCAACATAATCGCTGCTGCACCATCGGTTAGCGGCGTTGAGTTTGCCGCCGTCACTGAACCGTATTGACGATCAAACGCCGGACGCAACTTGGCATAACTCTCTAATTTGGAATCAAGGCGAATGTTATTGTCGGTATCAATCCACTTTTTATAAGGCTCAGGAAACGCGGTCATTACTTCATCGCGAATTTTCCCTTCTGCCCATGCTTGCGCCGCTAAAGTATGTGAACGATGCGCTAACGCATCTTGCTCAGCGCGAGAAATGGCATAACTTTTGGCCATCTGCTCAGCCGTTTGCCCCATAGAAAGCCCAGTAGAATATTCAGCCACCGCAGGAGGGACGGGCATCAAATCTTTGAAAGAGAGGTTACTGAGCAACTTGATCTTTTGTCCCATGGTTTTGGCTTTGCTCAAGGCAAGTAATGAAGCCGCCAGTTTTTTGGACACGCCGATCGGCAGAATAGAAGAGGAATCCGCACCACCTGCAATGCCAATATCAATCGTTCCCGCCATAATGCTTTCTGCAACATTGACCGCCGCTTGAAAACTGGTCGCGCAGGCACGAGTTACGCTATAGGCATCCGTGTGAATCGACATTCCCGTACCCAACACAATTTCGCGAGCAATATTAGGCGCTTCCGGCATTTGCACCACTTGACCAAACACCACTTGTTCAATCAATTTCGGGTCGATGACCGTGCGCGCCATCATTTCTTGTACCACCATTTTGCCGAGATCAACGGCGGGTACTTGACCAAATTCGGTACTTTGACGGGCGAAAGGCGTGCGTAGCCCCGCCACAATCGCCACTCGTTCTCCAGAACGAGTCCTGACTTCCTGCTTGCCCATGATTTCTCCTTCGAATAAGAGGTCTGACCTGAAGCATTGTAACGAGAATGTTAAACAAATCAAACGAGCGTTTAAATAATCGTGATTTAAACAATCCTTTCTAGGGAAAAATACAGGAGAAACGCAGGATTCGGGATTTTTTGCAAAAAAAAAACCACACAGAACTGTGTGGTCGGAATGGGTAAAGCAATTAACTTACGCCAATTGAAAAATCAGTTTCCTGATTAGGAGAAAGTAAAGTCAGCCTTCAAAAGGAAGTGTCATCTTTGCTCAACAATGCCAGTCGTAATGACTGACGAGATGACAGGAGGTACTATAACGGCTTCGAAACAATAGATTTTGAAATAGATCAAGTTTAAGGTGATTTCTTGGCAACTAGGAAAGTAAACTTGATGAAAAGCAATTCATTTCTTTCGCTCACTTGCTGCTGTTAACACCTAATGTGCCATCGTCATCATTATGAGACGCCACTTTGGCCTAAACTATACACATGCAAAATACGATGTATGAATGGAGACTTCAGTGTCGATATTGAATTTATTTGGAAAGAAAGACACAAGTCGTCCGGTCAATAATGATATGGACAGACAAAGAAAATACGAGGCACTGGTTCGTGCTTATCATCGCGATCTTTACCGTTATGCTTACTGGCTATGTAAGGATCGCTCGATTGCCGAAGACCTAGTGCAAGAAACCTGCTTAAGAGCTTGGAAGTCACTCGACAGTTTGTTGGATGAAAAAGCGGCTAAAGCATGGTTAATCACCATTTTACGCAGAGAAAATGCTCGCCGTTTTGAGCGTAAACAATTTGATTTAGTTGATATTGATGAACACGACTATGAAGCCAAATACA
It encodes:
- a CDS encoding NAD(P)H nitroreductase — translated: MEALDLLLNRRSIAKLDAPAPQGEALENILRAGLRAPDHGALTPWRFVVAHGEGLTKLASILEQTEIANGSDEAVISKAKNAPFRAPMVITVIAKVTHSEKIPAFEQHLSAGCAVQAMQMAAVAQGFQGIWRSGSWMFHPVVRSAFNVQGEDQIVGFLYLGTPGTTATKVPERDLSKFVEYL
- a CDS encoding LysR family transcriptional regulator, whose product is MKLDDLNLFRLVVENGSYTSTSKKTMIPVATITRRIQALEDSLNLRLLNRHARKLTLTEAGERFYKDCSPLLERLASMTEEITDECRGASGRIRISAPSNLTKRMMMPMFNTFMGKYPDIHIELMMSNQADDLDPTEWDVIFRVGPQRDSSLIARKIGEVKDILVASPTYLADHPQPTHAEELHQHQLLKGYPLLKWQLTNSQGETIVNTDRGRFQASALNVVRSACSEGLGITLMPDVMLREFLSDGSLVQVLSDWSSNPRDIYMLYNHKDHQPEKVRLFIDFVISYHLQ
- a CDS encoding sigma-70 family RNA polymerase sigma factor; translated protein: MDRQRKYEALVRAYHRDLYRYAYWLCKDRSIAEDLVQETCLRAWKSLDSLLDEKAAKAWLITILRRENARRFERKQFDLVDIDEHDYEAKYTDDEHHQNEWLQNQILKLDVEYREPLFLQVVGGFSGEEIADILSLNKNTVMTRLFRARNQLKEMMDGSAHYPEQHNG
- the fadJ gene encoding fatty acid oxidation complex subunit alpha FadJ: MENKKAFQLSFDEQHYAWLAIDVPSEKMNTLQAAFAEEMQAVFTALNEKKGQVKGLIIHSLKPDNFIAGADVRMLEACQSVHEAQALASQGQQMFQQLADLPFPVVAAIHGPCLGGGLELALACDYRVCTEDDATRLGLPEVMLGLLPGSGGTQRLPRLIGLLPALDLILTGKQLRAKKAKKLGIVDACVPHSVLLDVAKRVLEEKGHKKRAQTALPIKEKLLANTGFGRKLIFDQAAKKTQQKTRGNYPAAQAILEVIQFGLEKGMHAGLEYEAKRFAELVMTRESKALRSIFFATTEMKKDLGADAKPAAINAVGVLGGGLMGAGISHVSVAKAKVPVRIKDVANDGVLNALKYNYKLFDKQRQRKILSKAQLQAQMSQLSGGTDFVGFDRCDVVIEAVFEDLKLKQQMVADIEANAKPSTIFATNTSSLPIHQIASQAQRPENIVGLHYFSPVEKMPLVEVIPHAKTSDETIATVVALARKQGKTPIVVKDCAGFYVNRILAPYMNEAAQVLMTGEPIENLDTALLDFGFPVGPITLLDEVGVDIGAKIMPILVNELGPRFQGPNVFDVLLKDNRKGRKSGKGFYTYKGSKKKDVDKSVYKLLKLTPESKLNDKAIAMRCLLPMLNEAVRCLDEGIIRSARDGDMGAIFGIGFPPFLGGPFRYMDTLGLTKVVELMNQHTEKYGERFAPCDGLLTRAGLGEKFYP
- the fadI gene encoding acetyl-CoA C-acyltransferase FadI, translating into MGKQEVRTRSGERVAIVAGLRTPFARQSTEFGQVPAVDLGKMVVQEMMARTVIDPKLIEQVVFGQVVQMPEAPNIAREIVLGTGMSIHTDAYSVTRACATSFQAAVNVAESIMAGTIDIGIAGGADSSSILPIGVSKKLAASLLALSKAKTMGQKIKLLSNLSFKDLMPVPPAVAEYSTGLSMGQTAEQMAKSYAISRAEQDALAHRSHTLAAQAWAEGKIRDEVMTAFPEPYKKWIDTDNNIRLDSKLESYAKLRPAFDRQYGSVTAANSTPLTDGAAAIMLMREGKAKELGLEIMGYIRSYAFAAIGVEKDMLMGPSYATPIALDRAGITLNDLTLIDMHEAFAAQTLANLKMFASDKFAQEQLGRAQAIGEVDMSKFNVLGGSLAYGHPFAATGARMITQTLRELKRRGGGLALNTACAAGGLGAAMILEVE